A region from the Aegilops tauschii subsp. strangulata cultivar AL8/78 chromosome 5, Aet v6.0, whole genome shotgun sequence genome encodes:
- the LOC141022831 gene encoding uncharacterized protein translates to MGFTREFMEVQAHGNTKLHMIHTNDLHKAATTIEQYERHLQFKRHKIVGVDVKYTFAGLSIDGDIEMLGHVGLEITHFVDIHKEWRVPTATKPLESLGEVSGILVHDGEHTNAEHSRWACMPLSMRHIEYAAKDAYAAYKIWSRLTIIQEGLCRAKLDKEQTTKHARSWGDYDY, encoded by the exons ATGGGATTCACCAGGGAATTCATGGAGGTGCAGGCCCACGGCAACACCAAGTTGCACATGATCCACACCAACGACTTGCACAAGGCGGCGACCACCATCGAGCAGTACGAGCGACACCTCCAGTTCAAGCGCCACAAGATCGTCGGAGTTGATGTGAA GTACACATTTGCTGGCCTCTCCATCGACGGCGACATAGAGATGCTCGGCCACGTCGGTCTGGAGATCACCCACTTCGTCGACATCCATAAGGAATGGAGGGTGCCTACAGCTACCAAGCCTCTGGAATCCCTTGGGGAGGTCTCAGGCATCCTCGTCCATGACGGAGAGCACACCAACGCAGAACACAGCCGCTGGGCATGCATGCCCCTGTCCATGAGGCACATCGAGTACGCGGCAAAGGACGCTTACGCTGCGTACAAGATATGGAGCCGCCTCACCATCATCCAGGAAGGGCTCTGCCGGGCAAAACTCGACAAGGAGCAGACCACGAAGCACGCTAGGTCCTGGGGCGACTACGACTACTGA